GACCTCTAAAATAAACTTTTTAGAGAGACCGATGGTACAGAACGAGCATGCCAAAAATTCATTTTCTATGCTTGTTTTGTGGTAGGCTACCACGAAATAAAGTATACTATGTTCTCCTCCCGCGTGTTGCTGTGGAGCTATATATGCACACTTTACAATATTGTTTATGTATGGTAAAATAGTATTTGTGGATCTTCATATAGATGGCTATGTACTTTGGTTTTCTAAACTTCTAATACATATATGTATGTGAGAATCAATAAAGCATGTTTACCTTGTGTTGCATGTCAGAAATGCAATGAAAGTTGAATTTACACGTGATCATTTTCAACACAAATTGCTCAATGGACCAAACCATGACACGAAAATATTATCACAAACCAATTAATACATAATTTAACTTCGTGAACCGGTCTTCCCATATGGCCGTCACTACGTTGCGTTGTCAAGGGGTGTGTTCTGAGCAGCGATTAGGATTCTAAACAAGCCAAACAAAATTGAACCCACAAAAAAGAGCACCTAGAATATTCCGTATAAGGATGGCATCTGTTGGAATCATGAATTATGTTTGTTTTAGTAAAATTTGACTATAGTTTTATCTTGGCTAAGGGCTAGTCAAGGCCAACAAATTCTGTTTTGTTTTATTCATGTTGCAAGTTCCTCGTTGTTTTATAACATTTATATACTTCTCCAATTGTAACTAATTTAATATCAGATAATGCCATGCTACTGTAAAAGGATTAATGGACATAGACCATTTTTAATTACAGTGGAAGACCGGCCAAGTCACCGCTTGTGAAAAGCATCATAAGCAGAGCATAAGGACAATGCCCACCTGATCTATGTAAATGTTACTATATATAGGGAAGCCATATTAAGTCACCATCCCTATCAATGACTATAGATACGTGGACCAAGCCACAACTCTTAATGGTTTTGGTGATTGAAATGGTAACCCAATCACTAAGACTAACATGTATGCTAAGATGCGTTTCATGACTTCTCTTAGATCACACAAAGATATTAAAGCCATGATGAACCCAATCACTAGGACTTGTCTTATGAATTTGGATTTAGAGTAAATAAAAATTGTATGATGTTAGGTTCAAGTTGTAAATATTTTCACATGCTCTCGAACAAGTAAAAGACCACTAAAACTAAAGTCTGGAGGAGAAAGATATGGGAAAATACCAAAACATCAAATTGTGCGCATGATTATATGGTCATTTTAATTCGCTGGACCAAGTATTTTTGCAAAATCCTGCATGGACAGTATGGCCATGGAAACAACATTTGGAAGAAGGACCTCTGACTCAAATACCGAAGCATCAAAGTGCGCGCAACATTCCGGTATTCACATGATGATCAAATGTGAATTTTTATTAGTCAAGTGAAGTATTTTTGCAAAACCTTACACAGCACGTCACAAGCTTTCTATACTGTACAAGGTAATTTGAAACAAAGTTCGAAGCAAGAAGTTATGACCAAAAATTGAAAAGCCAGTTTCCTAAAAATAGTTTGAAAGGATGTTCCGGTTTGAAGGATTTTAGGGTCATTGTACGAATTGCTCATGGGCCACCAGACCCGACAAGTGCATTGTGTGGGCTTCAACCATGTTTTTTACCTGTAACCTGACCCAACCTTGGAAACCCGAGAAATAGCCCGAACTGGCCCTATGTGTCCAACGGGTGAGAATGGTCCAAAAATTTTACCCCGACAATCTTTTTGGCCTTGATCTGTCATTTGATTAGGTCTAACTGTATCATATGCTAACAACAAGAAGCAAAGCACAAATTATTGTATGGTCGCATGATGATCCATCATTACCATTTTTTGTGTCACTGTACCTTCCGGTGTTCACAAAAATGTTACCATTGTTCGTTGGTGCAACATCTAGTTGAATTCACAGTATAATCCAGTGTTTACATTTATTTCACCATATCATCTAGTGTTCTCAGGAAGTATGACCACTGGAGCAGCATGTTGGCTCGCTTGGGGCTATTTATACCCTTGCAACCAGACATTTTTAAGCGGGTTGGGGAGTAGAGAAGTTACAGGGACTTGCTAGACTTGAGGGTGATACACTCCAATCACATATGAGAGCTTAGTGATTATACCAAATTGCCGGGGTGAGTAAAAAAGCAGTGCTTGGCACAGCTGGAGAAAATTAGAATAGAATACAGGTTCAATCCAGGCCTGTTTGTTAGGACGGAGTGGAATTTTTTATCACGCTAATACTGAATTTTGAAAACACATCCAAAAGACTAGACAATGGGTGGGTGGGACCCTGTTGGGTGTGTGTTATTCTTTCGCTCTTTTATagcattaataataataataatagtagtagtagtagtagtagtagtagtagtagtagtagtagtagtagttgttgtaGTAGTAGTAATGATGATATAGATAGATAGAGTAGATATGGATTGCAGCAGACATACATTATACTAGTATTGGTCAAAAATTAAGTTAAcagatttgaattttgaaatggGTGTGCGTTGTATATTTTGGGATACAAGGAGTACTAAATTTGTATAAGTGTGTCACTGGGAATTGTGACTTGTACCGTATTTTACTCTAAAAACAGTACTTTAAAAACGTTGAGGGTTGCATGCCCATGCTTTATTTTTGAGAGGTCTGCATGTCCTGCACTTCTTTTGACTGACAGCAAGAAAACCGGGAGTGCCTAGCCCAGATCTATTTGTGGCAATTGAACAAGTGTCCGCCGATAAACAAGCCAGCCAGCAATCTATGGGGCTCACCTTACGTCCATGCCTATTTTGCTTGCCTCCGCCAACCATAAATACGCAGCGTCCAGCTACAACATCGATCGCCACACACATCCCACATCCATCCATCCCTCTCCATCGATCAAGAAATAAACAAGTTTCTGTGCCAACTTACTTGCTAGCTCACCAatggcctcctcgtcctcctccttccTGCTCGCGGCGGTGGCGTTGGCAGCACTGTTTGCCATCGGGTCGTGCGGCACCGAGCTCACCCTCACGATCGGTAAGGACTCCAGCTCCACCAAACTATCCCTCATCACCAATGTCGCCATCTCCGAGGTGTCGGTCAAGCCGAAGGGCGCCACAGACTTTTCGGACGACCTCAAGGAGTCGCCAGCCAACACCTTTACCTTCGACAGCAAGGAGCCGATCAAGGGACCTATCTCCTTCCGGTTCGCTGCGAAGGCTGGTGGCTACCGTGTTGTCGATGATGTCATCCCTGCTGACTTTAAGGCCGGTGCAGTTTACAAGACCGGCGAACAAGTCTGAGTAATGGACGCATGTGCTCTTCTGACGCATAGAGATTATATTGACCTCTAAAATAAACTTTTTAGAGAGACCGATGGTACAGAACGAGCATGCCAAAAATTCATTTTCTATGCTTGTTTTGTGGTAGGCTACCACGAAATAAAGTATACTATGTTCTCCTCCCGCGTGTTGCTGTGGAGCTATATATGCACACTTTACAATATTGTTTATGTATGGTAAAATAGTATTTGTGGATCTTCATATAGATGGCTATGTACTTTGGTTTTCTAAACTTCTAATACATATATGTATGTGAGAATCAATAAAGCATGTTTACCTTGTGTTGCATGTCAGAAATGCAATGAAAGTTGAATTTACACGTGATCATTTTCAACACAAATTGCTCAATGGACCAAACCATGACACGAAAATATTATCACAAACCAATTAATACATAATTTAACTTCGTGAACCGGTCTTCTCATTTGGCCGTCACTACGTTGCGTTGTCAAGGGTTGTGTTCTGAGCAGCGACTAGGATTCTAAACAAGCCAAACAAAATTGAACCCACAAAAAAGAGCACCTAGAATATTCCGTATAAGGATGGCACCTAGATCACACAAAGATATTAAAGCCATGATGAACCCAATCACTAGGACTTGTCTTATGAATTTGGATTTAGAGTAAATAAAAATGTATGATGTTAGGTTCAAGTTGTAAATATTTTCACATGCTTTCGAACAAATAAAAGACCACTAAAACTAAAGTCTGGAGGAGAAAGATATGGGAAAATACCAAAACATCAAATTGTGCGCATGATTATATGGTCATTTTAATTCGCTGGACCAAGTATTTTTGCAAAATCCTGCATGGACAGTATGGCCATGGAAACAACATTTGGAAGAAGGACCTCTGACTCAAATACCGAAGCATCAATGTGCGCGCAACATTCCGGTATTCACATGATGATCAAATGTGAATTTTTATTAGTCAAGTGAAGTATTTTTGCAAAACCTTACACAGCACGTCACAAGCTTTCTATACTGTACAAGGTCATTTGAAACAAAGTTCGAAACAAGAAGTTATGACCAAAAATTGAAAAGCCAGTTTCCTAAAAATAGTTTGAAAGGATGTTCCGGTTTGAAGGATTTTAGGGTCATTGGACGAATTGCTCATGGGCCACCTGACCCGACAAGTGCATTGTGTGGGCTTCAACCATGTTTTTTACCTGTAACCTGACCCAACCTTGGAAACCCGAGAAATAGCCCGAACTGGCCCTATGTGTCCAACAGGTGAGAATGGTCCAAAAATTTTACCCCGACAATCTTTTTGGCCTTGATCTGTCATTTGATTAGGTCTAACTGTATCATATGCTAACAACAAGAAGCAAAGCACAAAGTATTGTATGGTCGCATGATGATCCATCATTACCATTTTTTGAGTCACTGTACCTTCCGGTGTTCACAAAAATGTTACCATTGTTCGTTGGTGCAACATCTAGTTGAATTCACAGTATAATCCAGTGTTTACATTTATTTCACCATATCATCTAGTGTTCTCAGGAAGTATGACCACTGGAGCAGCATGTTGGCTCGCTTGGGGCTATTTATACCCTTCCAACCAGACATTTTAAGCGGGTTGGGGAGTAGAGAAGTTACAGGGATTGCTAGACTTGTGGGTGATACACTCCAATCACAAATGAGAGCTTAGTGATTATTATACCAAATTGTCGGGGTGAGTAAAAAAGCAGTGCTTGGCACAGTTGGAGAAAATTATAATAGAATACACGTTCAATCCAGGCCTGTTCGTTAGGACGGAGTGGAATTTTTTGTCACGCTAATACTGAATTTTGAAAACACATCCAAAAGACTAGACAATGGGTGGGTGGGACCCTGTTGGGTGTGTTTTATTCTTTCGCTCTTTTATATTaatagtaatagtagtagtagtagtagtaataataataataataataataataataataataataataataataataataataataataataataataataataataataataataataataataataataataataataataataataataataataataataataataataataataataataataataataataataatacgaGTAGATATGGACTGCAGCATACATACATTATATTAGTATTGGTCAAAAAATTAAGTTTacatatttgaattttgaaatggGAG
The sequence above is drawn from the Miscanthus floridulus cultivar M001 chromosome 15, ASM1932011v1, whole genome shotgun sequence genome and encodes:
- the LOC136509295 gene encoding pollen allergen Phl p 2-like — encoded protein: MASSSSSFLLAAVALAALFAIGSCGTELTLTIGKDSSSTKLSLITNVAISEVSVKPKGATDFSDDLKESPANTFTFDSKEPIKGPISFRFAAKAGGYRVVDDVIPADFKAGAVYKTGEQV